The following proteins are encoded in a genomic region of Thioclava nitratireducens:
- a CDS encoding M23 family metallopeptidase, which yields MAGTFLFDAPTLQMPVDCTLGQDCYIQNYVDRDPGPGARDAGCGGLTYDGHKGTDFALLTEAQMQEGVKVIAAAPGRVVATRDGEPDGAYVSGRMVAGKECGNGIVIDLGRGWQTQYCHLREGSISVARGARVEAGTPLGLVGQSGQAEFPHLHLSLRHEGTVVDPFDPEMQDTCAAAASQSLWSDPFPYTPSGWLANGFTAAPPRFNAILAGDPLPPPRETGPALIFWGYGFGLRAGDTISFEITGPDGISISTTSEVDAPKARFFRYVGKKTPPDGWPKGPYAGQIALRRDGAVIARRSATARIE from the coding sequence GTCGACTGCACCCTTGGCCAGGATTGCTACATCCAGAATTACGTCGACCGCGACCCCGGTCCCGGCGCGCGCGATGCGGGTTGCGGCGGGCTGACCTATGACGGCCACAAGGGCACCGATTTCGCGCTCCTGACCGAAGCGCAGATGCAGGAGGGCGTGAAGGTGATCGCCGCCGCCCCGGGCCGGGTCGTCGCCACCCGCGATGGAGAGCCCGACGGGGCTTATGTCAGCGGACGAATGGTCGCGGGCAAGGAATGCGGCAACGGGATCGTCATCGATCTAGGACGCGGCTGGCAGACTCAGTATTGCCATCTGCGCGAAGGCTCGATTTCCGTTGCACGTGGCGCGCGGGTCGAGGCGGGCACCCCGCTCGGCCTCGTCGGCCAATCGGGTCAGGCGGAATTCCCGCATCTGCATCTGTCGCTGCGCCATGAGGGCACGGTCGTTGATCCCTTCGACCCTGAGATGCAGGACACCTGCGCGGCTGCCGCATCGCAGAGTCTCTGGTCCGATCCTTTCCCCTACACACCAAGCGGCTGGCTCGCGAACGGGTTCACCGCCGCACCGCCGCGCTTCAACGCGATCCTCGCCGGCGACCCCCTGCCGCCGCCCCGCGAAACCGGACCCGCCCTCATCTTCTGGGGCTACGGCTTCGGCCTGCGTGCGGGAGACACGATCAGTTTCGAGATCACCGGCCCGGATGGGATCAGCATCAGTACGACCAGCGAGGTCGACGCACCCAAGGCCCGGTTCTTCCGCTATGTCGGCAAAAAGACCCCGCCTGACGGCTGGCCCAAAGGTCCCTACGCGGGCCAGATCGCGCTGCGCCGCGACGGCGCGGTGATCGCCCGTCGATCAGCCACCGCCCGGATCG